The proteins below are encoded in one region of Drosophila subpulchrella strain 33 F10 #4 breed RU33 unplaced genomic scaffold, RU_Dsub_v1.1 Primary Assembly Seq425, whole genome shotgun sequence:
- the LOC119562352 gene encoding protein adenylyltransferase Fic isoform X3 gives MSKDVGQSSPASAQQPEDLKSQLKQKQAILYRLVLFCIACSLAAWSFYALTFSNLNWKMRQLRHQPTAYYHQTWDELAFYSVNELNAKRREFYDKSTREGTSYTEEEQTNIKEAMGALQMAQEMYREGKDNKAVRLFEHALALSPRFPEVLLRYGEFLEHTQRNIVLADQYYHQALIINPSNSEALTNCQRTADVVHNLDKRRLKSLDFKSNALSTIHESNAALRRAKKEAYFQHIYHSVGIEGNTLTLAQTRSILKTRIAVDGKSIDEHNEILGMDLAMKYINAILVQKNHYKRHS, from the exons ATGAGCAAGGACGTGGGGCAATCGAGTCCAGCTTCCGCTCAGCAACCGGAAGATCTAAAATCGCAGCTAAAACAGAAGCAAGCCATCCTCTACCGATTGGTACTCTTCTGCATTGCCTGCAGTCTTGCGGCCTGGTCGTTTTATGCTCTAACTTTCTCGAATCTGAACTGGAAAATGCGACAGCTTCGCCACCAGCCCACCGCTTACTACCATCAGACGTGGGACGAGTTAGCATTTTACTCTGTAAACGAGCTAAACGCTAAACGCAGGGAGTTTTACGACAAAAGCACTAGGGAAGGGACCAGTTACACAGAGGAGGAACAGACAAATATCAAAGAGGCTATGGGGGCTCTTCAAATGGCACAGGAAATGTACAGGGAGGGAAAGGATAATAAAGCTGTGCGTCTTTTTGAACATGCTCTTGCGCTATCTCCCCGATTCCCTGAAGTTCTGCTTCGTTACGGCGAATTCCTAGAGCACACACAGCGCAACATTGTTCTGGCGGATCAGTATTACCATCAGGCCTTGATAATCAACCCAAGCAACTCGGAGGCGCTAACTAATTGTCAGCGCACTGCTGACGTGGTGCATAATCTTGATAAGCGCCGTTTAAAGTCTCTAGATTTCAAAAGTAATGCCCTATCTACTATACATGAGTCCAACGCCGCCCTTCGGCGGGCGAAAAAGGAAGCCTATTTTCAGCACATCTACCACTCAGTAGGCATCGAGGGTAACACTTTGACACTGGCCCAGACGCGGTCTATCTTAAAGACTCGAATTGCTGTAGACGGCAAATCTATCGATGAGCACAACGAGATCTTAGGAATGGATCTGGCTATGAAGTACATTAATGCTATCCTTGTGCAAAA AAATCACTATAAAAGACATTCTTGA
- the LOC119562352 gene encoding protein adenylyltransferase Fic isoform X1: MSKDVGQSSPASAQQPEDLKSQLKQKQAILYRLVLFCIACSLAAWSFYALTFSNLNWKMRQLRHQPTAYYHQTWDELAFYSVNELNAKRREFYDKSTREGTSYTEEEQTNIKEAMGALQMAQEMYREGKDNKAVRLFEHALALSPRFPEVLLRYGEFLEHTQRNIVLADQYYHQALIINPSNSEALTNCQRTADVVHNLDKRRLKSLDFKSNALSTIHESNAALRRAKKEAYFQHIYHSVGIEGNTLTLAQTRSILKTRIAVDGKSIDEHNEILGMDLAMKYINAILVQKLEITIKDILELHRRVLGHVDPIEGGELRRNQVYVGGHIPPGPGDISLLMQRFLRWVNSEHSSSLHPVNYAALAHYKLVHIHPFIDGNGRTSRLLMNTLLMRAGYPPVIIPKQQRSKYYHFLKFANKGDIRPFMRFIADCTEKTLDMYLWAISDLPQQIPMLIQTESEDGERLAQIQSLPNKAQRTSKLEFYESGSGSLP; encoded by the exons ATGAGCAAGGACGTGGGGCAATCGAGTCCAGCTTCCGCTCAGCAACCGGAAGATCTAAAATCGCAGCTAAAACAGAAGCAAGCCATCCTCTACCGATTGGTACTCTTCTGCATTGCCTGCAGTCTTGCGGCCTGGTCGTTTTATGCTCTAACTTTCTCGAATCTGAACTGGAAAATGCGACAGCTTCGCCACCAGCCCACCGCTTACTACCATCAGACGTGGGACGAGTTAGCATTTTACTCTGTAAACGAGCTAAACGCTAAACGCAGGGAGTTTTACGACAAAAGCACTAGGGAAGGGACCAGTTACACAGAGGAGGAACAGACAAATATCAAAGAGGCTATGGGGGCTCTTCAAATGGCACAGGAAATGTACAGGGAGGGAAAGGATAATAAAGCTGTGCGTCTTTTTGAACATGCTCTTGCGCTATCTCCCCGATTCCCTGAAGTTCTGCTTCGTTACGGCGAATTCCTAGAGCACACACAGCGCAACATTGTTCTGGCGGATCAGTATTACCATCAGGCCTTGATAATCAACCCAAGCAACTCGGAGGCGCTAACTAATTGTCAGCGCACTGCTGACGTGGTGCATAATCTTGATAAGCGCCGTTTAAAGTCTCTAGATTTCAAAAGTAATGCCCTATCTACTATACATGAGTCCAACGCCGCCCTTCGGCGGGCGAAAAAGGAAGCCTATTTTCAGCACATCTACCACTCAGTAGGCATCGAGGGTAACACTTTGACACTGGCCCAGACGCGGTCTATCTTAAAGACTCGAATTGCTGTAGACGGCAAATCTATCGATGAGCACAACGAGATCTTAGGAATGGATCTGGCTATGAAGTACATTAATGCTATCCTTGTGCAAAA ATTAGAAATCACTATAAAAGACATTCTTGAGCTGCACCGTCGAGTTTTAGGGCATGTGGACCCAATTGAAGGTGGCGAGTTACGGCGTAATCAAGTGTATGTGGGGGGTCATATACCGCCTGGCCCGGGGGATATATCGCTGTTAATGCAGCGCTTCCTGCGTTGGGTAAATTCGGAACACAGTAGTTCATTACATCCTGTTAA CTATGCAGCCCTCGCACACTACAAGCTGGTCCACATTCATCCCTTCATCGATGGGAATGGGCGTACTTCACGCTTGCTAATGAATACCCTATTAATGCGAGCAGGCTACCCACCTGTTATCATACCAAAGCAGCAGCGGAGCAAATATTACCATTTCCTTAAATTTGCCAACAAGGGCGACATTCGACCCTTTATGCGGTTTATCGCAGATTGCACGGAAAAGACGCTAGACATGTATTTATGGGCTATCAGTGACCTTCCTCAACAGATTCCTATGCTCATTCAGACGGAAAGTGAAGACGGAGAACGCCTGGCTCAAATTCAGTCTCTTCCTAACAAGGCTCAAAGGACATCCAAATTAGAATTCTACGAATCCGGGTCTGGATCCCTACCATGA
- the LOC119562352 gene encoding protein adenylyltransferase Fic isoform X2, whose protein sequence is MSKDVGQSSPASAQQPEDLKSQLKQKQAILYRLVLFCIACSLAAWSFYALTFSNLNWKMRQLRHQPTAYYHQTWDELAFYSVNELNAKRREFYDKSTREGTSYTEEEQTNIKEAMGALQMAQEMYREGKDNKAVRLFEHALALSPRFPEVLLRYGEFLEHTQRNIVLADQYYHQALIINPSNSEALTNCQRTADVVHNLDKRRLKSLDFKSNALSTIHESNAALRRAKKEAYFQHIYHSVGIEGNTLTLAQTRSILKTRIAVDGKSIDEHNEILGMDLAMKYINAILVQNYAALAHYKLVHIHPFIDGNGRTSRLLMNTLLMRAGYPPVIIPKQQRSKYYHFLKFANKGDIRPFMRFIADCTEKTLDMYLWAISDLPQQIPMLIQTESEDGERLAQIQSLPNKAQRTSKLEFYESGSGSLP, encoded by the exons ATGAGCAAGGACGTGGGGCAATCGAGTCCAGCTTCCGCTCAGCAACCGGAAGATCTAAAATCGCAGCTAAAACAGAAGCAAGCCATCCTCTACCGATTGGTACTCTTCTGCATTGCCTGCAGTCTTGCGGCCTGGTCGTTTTATGCTCTAACTTTCTCGAATCTGAACTGGAAAATGCGACAGCTTCGCCACCAGCCCACCGCTTACTACCATCAGACGTGGGACGAGTTAGCATTTTACTCTGTAAACGAGCTAAACGCTAAACGCAGGGAGTTTTACGACAAAAGCACTAGGGAAGGGACCAGTTACACAGAGGAGGAACAGACAAATATCAAAGAGGCTATGGGGGCTCTTCAAATGGCACAGGAAATGTACAGGGAGGGAAAGGATAATAAAGCTGTGCGTCTTTTTGAACATGCTCTTGCGCTATCTCCCCGATTCCCTGAAGTTCTGCTTCGTTACGGCGAATTCCTAGAGCACACACAGCGCAACATTGTTCTGGCGGATCAGTATTACCATCAGGCCTTGATAATCAACCCAAGCAACTCGGAGGCGCTAACTAATTGTCAGCGCACTGCTGACGTGGTGCATAATCTTGATAAGCGCCGTTTAAAGTCTCTAGATTTCAAAAGTAATGCCCTATCTACTATACATGAGTCCAACGCCGCCCTTCGGCGGGCGAAAAAGGAAGCCTATTTTCAGCACATCTACCACTCAGTAGGCATCGAGGGTAACACTTTGACACTGGCCCAGACGCGGTCTATCTTAAAGACTCGAATTGCTGTAGACGGCAAATCTATCGATGAGCACAACGAGATCTTAGGAATGGATCTGGCTATGAAGTACATTAATGCTATCCTTGTGCAAAA CTATGCAGCCCTCGCACACTACAAGCTGGTCCACATTCATCCCTTCATCGATGGGAATGGGCGTACTTCACGCTTGCTAATGAATACCCTATTAATGCGAGCAGGCTACCCACCTGTTATCATACCAAAGCAGCAGCGGAGCAAATATTACCATTTCCTTAAATTTGCCAACAAGGGCGACATTCGACCCTTTATGCGGTTTATCGCAGATTGCACGGAAAAGACGCTAGACATGTATTTATGGGCTATCAGTGACCTTCCTCAACAGATTCCTATGCTCATTCAGACGGAAAGTGAAGACGGAGAACGCCTGGCTCAAATTCAGTCTCTTCCTAACAAGGCTCAAAGGACATCCAAATTAGAATTCTACGAATCCGGGTCTGGATCCCTACCATGA
- the LOC119562353 gene encoding uncharacterized protein LOC119562353, which produces MTTILDPRFKKEGFWNPFNSSQEVKSLEDELSLINAPTKSSVFSSPPTPDSTAESNQLFSLLQTNQTQKIQSGRVDSILALRQYLNASDLDPAQNPLDYWKISNKVGFKICVFKYFCVPATSTESERMFSKAGLVVSEKKSSLKPKNVNMILFLKKNGWII; this is translated from the exons ATGACCACAATTTTAGACCCTCGCTTCAAAAAGGAGGGATTTTGGAATCCATTTAATTCCTCCCAAGAGGTTAAATCTTTAGAGGATGAACTGTCGCTCATCAATGCTCCAACAAAATCTTCTGTATTTTCAAGCCCGCCAACACCAGATTCCACAGCAGAGTCCAACCAATTATTCAGTCTTTTACAAACTAATCAAACTCAAAAAATTCAAAGCGGTCGCGTGGATTCCATATTGGCTTTACGACAATACTTGAATGCGAGTGATTTGGACCCTGCCCAAAACCCTTTGGATTATTGGAAG ATATCAAATAAGGTCGGATTCAAAATATGCGTTTTTAAATACTTCTGCGTACCGGCCACCTCTACTGAAAGTGAGAGGATGTTCAGTAAAGCTGGACTAGTTGTTAGCGAGAAGAAAAGCTCGctaaaaccaaaaaatgtcaatatgattttatttctaaaaaaaaatggttggATAATTTAG